The Crocosphaera subtropica ATCC 51142 genome includes a window with the following:
- a CDS encoding DNA-formamidopyrimidine glycosylase, translating to MPELPEVETVCRGLNQLTFGQTIRGGKVLLPRTLAYPVSIEEFLEQINNATFGQWQRRGKYLLVPLEEKKGWLGVHLRMTGQLLWVKQNEPLSRHTRLRLFCDRSKELRFVDIRTFGKVWWVPPNQPPETIITGLQKLGLEPFSNAFSLDYFIDKLKGRQRNIKTILLDQSVVAGIGNIYADEALFKSGIRPTTLGKELSQPQVKRLREAMIEVLKTAIEEGGTTFSDFRGVTGINGNYSGVAWVYGRHNQPCRVCGTPIERIKLGGRSSHFCPQCQPLGNKK from the coding sequence ATGCCAGAACTTCCTGAAGTTGAAACGGTTTGCCGAGGGTTAAATCAATTGACCTTTGGGCAAACCATTCGGGGTGGGAAAGTGTTGTTACCACGCACACTTGCTTACCCCGTTTCTATCGAAGAATTTCTAGAACAGATTAACAATGCGACTTTTGGCCAGTGGCAAAGAAGAGGTAAATATTTACTGGTTCCCCTAGAAGAGAAGAAAGGATGGTTAGGAGTTCATTTACGCATGACAGGACAATTATTATGGGTTAAACAAAACGAACCCTTATCCCGTCATACCCGTTTACGTTTGTTTTGCGATCGCTCGAAAGAATTAAGATTTGTCGATATTCGCACCTTTGGTAAAGTGTGGTGGGTTCCCCCTAACCAACCCCCTGAAACTATCATCACAGGACTACAAAAATTGGGTCTAGAACCCTTTTCAAACGCTTTTTCCTTGGATTACTTCATAGATAAATTAAAGGGTCGTCAGCGCAATATTAAGACCATTCTACTGGATCAAAGTGTGGTGGCAGGAATAGGCAATATTTATGCCGATGAAGCGTTATTTAAGAGTGGCATTCGACCGACAACCCTAGGAAAAGAATTAAGCCAACCCCAGGTTAAACGGTTACGAGAAGCCATGATAGAAGTGTTGAAAACGGCGATTGAAGAGGGTGGGACAACTTTTAGTGATTTTCGAGGGGTGACAGGTATTAATGGTAATTATAGCGGTGTTGCTTGGGTGTATGGTCGTCATAACCAACCTTGTCGTGTGTGTGGGACACCCATTGAACGAATAAAATTAGGAGGACGGTCTTCTCATTTTTGTCCTCAATGTCAACCGTTAGGGAATAAGAAATAG